The Mus musculus strain C57BL/6J chromosome 2, GRCm38.p6 C57BL/6J genome has a window encoding:
- the Zbp1 gene encoding Z-DNA-binding protein 1 isoform 2 (isoform 2 is encoded by transcript variant 2) produces MAEAPVDLSTGDNLEQKILQVLSDDGGPVKIGQLVKKCQVPKKTLNQVLYRLKKEDRVSSPEPATWSIGGAASGDGAPAIPENSSAQPSLDERILRFLEANGPHRALHIAKALGMTTAKEVNPLLYSMRNKHLLSYDGQTWKIYHSRQEGQDIVLPCSPGCPRTHHVDQAGLEPTEIFLLLPIKFWD; encoded by the exons ATGGCAGAAGCTCCTGTTGACTTGAGCACAGGAG ACAATCTGGAGCAAAAGATCCTGCAGGTGTTGAGCGATGACGGCGGCCCTGTGAAGATTGGCCAGCTGGTGAAGAAATGCCAAGTGCCCAAGAAAACCCTCAATCAAGTCCTTTACCGCCTGAAGAAGGAGGACAGAGTGTCCTCCCCAGAGCCTGCAACATGGAGCATAGGCGGGGCTGCTTCTGGAGATGGGGCTCCTGCAATCCCTGAGAACTCCAGTGCCCAGCCTAGCCTTG ATGAAAGAATATTAAGATTCCTGGAAGCCAATGGGCCTCACAGGGCCCTGCACATCGCCAAGGCTCTGGGAATGACGACAGCCAAAGAAGTGAACCCACTCCTGTATTCCATGAGAAATAAGCACCTTCTGAGCTATGACGGACAGACGTGGAAGATCTACCACTCACGTCAGGAAGGCCAAGACATAG tcttgccatgtagccctggatgtcctagaactcaccatgtagaccaagctggtcttgaacccacagagatcttcttgcttctgcctattaaattctgggattaa
- the Zbp1 gene encoding Z-DNA-binding protein 1 isoform 1 (isoform 1 is encoded by transcript variant 1) has protein sequence MAEAPVDLSTGDNLEQKILQVLSDDGGPVKIGQLVKKCQVPKKTLNQVLYRLKKEDRVSSPEPATWSIGGAASGDGAPAIPENSSAQPSLDERILRFLEANGPHRALHIAKALGMTTAKEVNPLLYSMRNKHLLSYDGQTWKIYHSRQEGQDIAHSGVTQESPAIICQHNPVNMICQQGANSHISIANSNAIQIGHGNVIVREKACGEPGPRTSHPLPLAWDASAQDMPPVAHGAQYIYMDKSLLQQVQLGHHNEMSLVGDAGKHPSYSFSDSPPEVSTTTADPGASFNMQTSEPGPHPEGDTVQTVHIKSCFLEDATIGNGNKMTIHLRSKGEVMESGDSEEPKKEDTGTSSEATPPRSCQHTPSDSMLPTSELRAMALGDSSPQTTEPVLREHEVQDIESSQDTGLSKQ, from the exons ATGGCAGAAGCTCCTGTTGACTTGAGCACAGGAG ACAATCTGGAGCAAAAGATCCTGCAGGTGTTGAGCGATGACGGCGGCCCTGTGAAGATTGGCCAGCTGGTGAAGAAATGCCAAGTGCCCAAGAAAACCCTCAATCAAGTCCTTTACCGCCTGAAGAAGGAGGACAGAGTGTCCTCCCCAGAGCCTGCAACATGGAGCATAGGCGGGGCTGCTTCTGGAGATGGGGCTCCTGCAATCCCTGAGAACTCCAGTGCCCAGCCTAGCCTTG ATGAAAGAATATTAAGATTCCTGGAAGCCAATGGGCCTCACAGGGCCCTGCACATCGCCAAGGCTCTGGGAATGACGACAGCCAAAGAAGTGAACCCACTCCTGTATTCCATGAGAAATAAGCACCTTCTGAGCTATGACGGACAGACGTGGAAGATCTACCACTCACGTCAGGAAGGCCAAGACATAG CTCATTCTGGAGTCACACAAGAGTCCCCTGCGATTATTTGTCAGCACAATCCGGTCAACATGATCTGCCAACAAGGAGCCAACAGCCACATCTCCATTGCCAATTCAAACGCCATCCAGATTGGTCACGGGAATGTCATAGTAAGAGAGAAAGCCTGTGGTGAGCCAG gtcccaggACCTCTCACCCTCTACCCTTGGCATGGGACGCCTCTGCTCAGGACATGCCCCCTGTTGCCCACGGAGCTCAGTACATCTACATGGACAAGTCCTTGCTCCAACAAGTGCAGCTTGGCCACCACAACGAGATGAGCCTCGTGGGGGATGCAGGGAAGCACCCCTCTTATAGCTTTTCTGACAGCCCCCCAG AAGTGTCAACCACCACTGCTGACCCAGGAGCTTCATTCAACATGCAAACATCTGAGCCAGGCCCTCACCCTGAGGGAGACACAGTCCAGACAGTCCACATCAAATCCTGCTTTCTAGAGGACGCCACCATTGGTAACGGCAACAAGATGACCATCCACCTTAGGTCAAAGGGTGAAGTCATGGAGTCTGGAGACAGTGAAGAGCcgaagaaggaagacacag GTACAAGCTCTGAAGCCACTCCACCCAGAAGCTGCCAGCACACGCCCAGTGACTCCATGCTGCCCACCTCTGAGCTGAGAGCTATGGCTCTGGGAGACAGTAGCCCCCAGACCACAGAACCTGTGCTTAGAGAGCATGAAGTCCAGGACATAGAAAGCTCTCAAGACACAGGACTGAG caAGCAATGA